A stretch of the Leopardus geoffroyi isolate Oge1 chromosome B2, O.geoffroyi_Oge1_pat1.0, whole genome shotgun sequence genome encodes the following:
- the LOC123609869 gene encoding 60S ribosomal protein L39-like produces MVQPEEAEGRIKAVERLGSPEEELPRRGPSLAVSSHKTFRIRRFLDKKQKQNHPVPHWIWMKTGNKIRYNSERKHWGRTRLGQ; encoded by the exons ATGGTGCAGCCCGAGGAGGCGGAGGGGAGGATCAAGGCAGTGGAGAGGCTCGGAAGTCCAGAAGAGGAATTGCCAAGAAGAG GACCGTCCCTCGCCGTGTCTTCCCACAAGACTTTCAGGATCAGGCGATTCCtggacaagaaacaaaaacagaatcatcCTGTTCCCCACTGGATTTGGATGAAAACTGGTAATAAAATCAGGTACAACTCTGAGAGGAAGCATTGGGGAAGGACCAGGCTGGGTCAATAA